The following are encoded in a window of uncultured Sphaerochaeta sp. genomic DNA:
- a CDS encoding FtsX-like permease family protein — protein MKQGLVRLLVLRKLGYKGSRAARKRILFNLVLITLVVGALVFAQIFVVSMSKGIADKYALLGNGHLQVHEDSTRDLPEKDGVLDVQLVSQSYALIYSPEGNKMVRLKGVEDGYFNEMRTSQITLMDGIPKESTTLEQVLLSTTLADELQVGIGDRVALMLVGDDGIRPQFCVVGNLYDSGYRELDANLAFCDYSLINRLFKGSEETYHELLVTQESIEPLKQEYRSDGFMVTSWDEENFTIATNLNTSRQAVLGVMVAVAMLCGYFISELSRELVEDDKHQIAMLTLLGARHSLIRSVYFYTVMMVTILSMIGGTLLGIVMSSNLSPLLSAVADRSIPSLSYYLLDFSVVYPLGDILVIVLVLLLVSVVSVQFSLRRVKRIEPLSCTHFD, from the coding sequence TTGAAGCAAGGACTTGTTCGTCTTCTGGTACTGAGAAAGCTCGGGTATAAAGGAAGCAGAGCAGCAAGAAAACGGATCCTCTTTAATCTCGTTTTGATAACACTGGTGGTGGGGGCCTTGGTCTTTGCACAGATCTTTGTGGTATCCATGAGCAAGGGGATTGCTGATAAATATGCACTATTGGGTAATGGCCATCTGCAAGTGCATGAGGATTCCACACGTGATTTGCCCGAGAAGGACGGTGTGCTGGATGTACAGTTGGTTTCTCAAAGTTATGCCCTGATCTATAGCCCAGAAGGAAACAAGATGGTAAGACTCAAGGGTGTTGAGGACGGGTATTTCAACGAAATGAGAACCTCACAGATTACCTTGATGGATGGAATTCCCAAGGAGAGTACCACGCTGGAACAGGTACTGCTCAGCACCACCTTGGCTGATGAACTCCAGGTGGGAATTGGCGACCGGGTTGCCTTGATGCTGGTAGGTGACGATGGGATCCGTCCACAATTCTGTGTAGTGGGCAATCTCTATGATTCAGGGTATCGTGAACTTGATGCAAATCTCGCTTTTTGTGACTATAGTCTGATCAATCGTCTGTTCAAGGGCAGTGAGGAGACCTACCATGAATTGTTGGTAACCCAGGAGAGCATTGAGCCTTTGAAGCAGGAATATCGCTCTGATGGGTTTATGGTAACTTCGTGGGATGAGGAGAATTTCACCATTGCCACAAATCTTAATACAAGCAGGCAGGCTGTCTTGGGTGTTATGGTGGCTGTTGCAATGCTTTGTGGCTATTTCATCAGCGAACTGAGCAGGGAACTGGTTGAGGATGACAAACATCAGATAGCAATGCTCACATTATTGGGAGCGCGTCATTCACTTATCCGCAGTGTCTATTTCTATACAGTCATGATGGTGACCATTCTCTCCATGATAGGGGGAACCTTGCTGGGTATTGTGATGTCAAGCAATCTTTCCCCATTGCTTAGCGCGGTCGCTGACCGTTCAATTCCCTCCCTTTCCTACTATCTTTTAGATTTTAGTGTGGTCTATCCCCTGGGGGATATCCTTGTCATTGTACTGGTTCTGCTTTTGGTAAGTGTGGTATCAGTTCAGTTCAGTTTACGACGGGTAAAACGAATTGAACCTTTAAGCTGTACACACTTTGATTAA
- a CDS encoding ABC transporter ATP-binding protein gives MMKSTEVLTLEQVSKSFPATLRGGEPIQILEGVSLTLNRATSIAITGRSGSGKSTLLQVSAGLLSADSGSIRFEGKEIPKLDDEHLSRLRCRSMGFIFQSSLLLDDFTALENVQISAMIAGYSERDASRKALAMLELVGMQDRLGHTSDQLSGGERQRVAIARALVNEPSLIFADEPTGSLDERNAALVEDLLFSLVAEREVALMLITHNLAFASRCDTVYRLHNRNVEVRS, from the coding sequence ATGATGAAGTCAACTGAGGTACTTACCCTAGAACAAGTCTCAAAGAGTTTTCCTGCCACCCTCAGGGGAGGGGAGCCCATCCAGATATTGGAAGGGGTATCCCTCACCCTGAATCGTGCAACGAGCATTGCAATCACCGGGAGAAGTGGGAGTGGGAAGTCGACCCTGTTGCAGGTCAGTGCAGGGTTGCTCTCAGCAGACAGTGGAAGTATCCGGTTCGAGGGAAAGGAGATTCCCAAACTTGATGATGAACATCTCAGTCGGCTGAGATGCCGTTCTATGGGCTTCATTTTCCAGAGCAGTCTGCTTCTGGATGATTTCACAGCCCTTGAGAATGTGCAGATCTCTGCCATGATTGCAGGGTACAGTGAGAGAGATGCCTCCCGTAAGGCCTTGGCAATGCTAGAACTTGTTGGTATGCAGGACCGGCTAGGACACACCAGCGACCAACTTTCCGGAGGGGAGCGCCAACGGGTCGCCATTGCAAGGGCTCTGGTGAATGAACCTTCACTCATTTTTGCAGATGAACCAACCGGTTCACTTGATGAGAGAAATGCTGCACTGGTTGAAGATCTCCTCTTTTCATTGGTCGCTGAGAGGGAAGTAGCCCTGATGCTGATCACCCACAACCTTGCCTTTGCAAGTCGGTGCGATACCGTTTATCGACTCCATAACAGGAATGTGGAGGTGCGCTCTTGA
- a CDS encoding FtsX-like permease family protein — protein MRLLLRLATRYAFSRQNRHRGTSVRISLGLALCLFAIVAVLSFMQALQRNQFEDIRTFESFDLQINLESNDYIAANEAAFLIEGLDSVQHAFVYVDIPVIAQGTDGSTIAGRLRGIDGEGRFLSNLNSYRGFLFQEGQIAVSYSNTRSIDMGETLTLTFLKKGKQATVVPSRKELEVGAIYYTTSYDFDHSTFLCDVETLLALQGDVPLKIGVFTHQDVKEVKAEIMQLGFTNTSTWMEINASLYGAMELEQKMMALMLFLMVLVILVHIRNSSRRLLLAKQTEIAMLRTIGLTKAKVQALFVLQAVVVAVIGSFVGIVLSYAGIAMYPTLSSYVYQSMGVHLELEIRSVELLVLFIVIVAFSLLASFHGTHKILKADIMEMFTHDEVN, from the coding sequence ATGCGGTTATTGTTGCGTCTTGCCACCCGTTATGCCTTTTCCCGGCAGAATCGGCATCGCGGGACAAGTGTGCGTATTTCCCTCGGTCTGGCTCTCTGTCTCTTTGCCATCGTAGCAGTGCTTTCGTTTATGCAAGCCCTGCAGCGGAACCAGTTCGAGGATATCAGGACCTTTGAGTCCTTCGATCTTCAGATAAACCTAGAGAGCAATGATTACATTGCAGCCAATGAGGCTGCATTTCTGATCGAGGGGTTGGACTCTGTCCAACATGCCTTCGTGTATGTAGATATTCCTGTCATTGCCCAGGGAACTGATGGGTCGACCATTGCTGGCCGTCTCAGGGGAATTGATGGGGAGGGAAGATTTCTTTCCAATCTGAACAGTTATCGTGGATTCCTGTTTCAAGAAGGGCAGATTGCGGTTTCCTACTCAAATACCCGTTCCATCGATATGGGCGAAACCCTTACCCTTACATTTCTGAAAAAAGGCAAGCAGGCAACAGTGGTTCCGTCCCGTAAGGAACTTGAAGTGGGAGCCATCTACTATACCACCAGCTATGACTTTGATCACTCCACCTTTCTCTGTGATGTAGAGACCCTGCTTGCTCTGCAAGGCGATGTTCCCTTGAAGATTGGGGTATTCACCCACCAGGATGTCAAGGAAGTGAAAGCTGAAATCATGCAGTTGGGTTTTACCAATACAAGCACCTGGATGGAGATAAACGCTTCCCTGTATGGTGCAATGGAACTTGAACAGAAGATGATGGCACTTATGCTCTTTCTGATGGTGTTGGTCATACTGGTACATATCAGGAACAGTTCCAGAAGATTGCTGCTTGCAAAGCAAACTGAGATTGCCATGCTCCGTACCATCGGGCTTACCAAAGCTAAGGTACAAGCCTTGTTTGTATTGCAGGCGGTGGTAGTGGCAGTCATTGGAAGTTTTGTGGGCATTGTCCTCTCCTATGCAGGTATTGCCATGTATCCAACGCTTTCTTCCTACGTCTACCAATCGATGGGTGTTCATCTTGAACTTGAGATCAGAAGTGTAGAACTTCTGGTGTTGTTTATTGTCATTGTTGCCTTCAGCCTCCTTGCGTCCTTTCATGGGACCCATAAGATACTGAAGGCTGATATCATGGAGATGTTTACGCATGATGAAGTCAACTGA
- the ftsY gene encoding signal recognition particle-docking protein FtsY: MLKGFGAKLKALFGINTFDESYFEQLEDFLIEGDLGAKLAFTISDEVRKRAKSEKSKTTQDLQLLVKNHLHEKIEAFQPALEPGKLTVFLVLGVNGVGKTTTIAKLANMYKKQGKQVLLAAADTFRAAAIDQLEVHAQRLGCRIVKQKSGSDPGSVVFDAITSAQARGEDLVLVDTAGRMHNKENLLRELSKIDKIVKGRGIDDVHYKKFLVIDSTTGQNGISQAELFNQAVKLDGLILSKYDSLAKGGALVQIGEKFGIPVSFVGTGETYQDIKAFDKEDFLNTLVGLTD, translated from the coding sequence ATGTTGAAAGGTTTTGGGGCAAAGCTGAAAGCCCTGTTTGGAATCAATACGTTTGATGAGTCGTACTTTGAGCAGCTTGAAGATTTTCTTATTGAGGGTGATTTGGGAGCCAAACTGGCTTTTACCATCAGCGATGAGGTAAGAAAACGGGCAAAAAGCGAAAAATCGAAAACGACCCAAGATTTGCAGTTGCTGGTGAAGAATCACCTGCATGAAAAGATTGAAGCGTTCCAGCCTGCCCTTGAGCCTGGGAAACTTACGGTTTTCCTTGTATTGGGAGTCAATGGAGTTGGGAAAACCACCACCATTGCAAAACTTGCAAATATGTACAAGAAGCAGGGAAAACAGGTTTTGCTTGCTGCAGCTGACACATTCCGTGCTGCGGCCATAGATCAGCTGGAAGTCCATGCTCAGCGGCTTGGTTGCAGGATTGTTAAGCAGAAAAGCGGCAGCGACCCAGGCTCGGTTGTCTTTGATGCGATTACCTCTGCCCAGGCAAGAGGGGAGGATCTGGTCTTGGTTGATACAGCCGGGAGAATGCACAACAAGGAGAACCTGCTCAGGGAACTCTCGAAGATTGACAAGATTGTAAAGGGAAGGGGCATCGATGATGTCCATTACAAGAAATTCCTTGTTATTGACAGCACTACCGGGCAAAATGGGATCAGTCAGGCTGAACTCTTCAACCAGGCAGTGAAGCTCGATGGCCTGATCCTCTCAAAATATGACAGTCTGGCAAAAGGTGGTGCCTTGGTCCAGATCGGTGAGAAGTTTGGTATTCCTGTCTCATTCGTGGGTACCGGTGAGACATACCAGGATATCAAAGCCTTCGACAAGGAAGACTTCCTTAATACACTGGTAGGTCTCACAGATTAA
- the prfB gene encoding peptide chain release factor 2 (programmed frameshift): MFFQNKSQFESVKEEAYTVWRRLDPQGMAKKIAELEAKTLEPGFWDDPNNAQALFTELNSLKDTYNTWKELIDKMDEMSELMEIYADEPDNAEEEAEINEQIETMLATYQKLRVKTLLDGKFDKNDCFLTIHAGAGGTEASDWANMLMRMYLRYCERSGFKSQILDLQEDEGGIKSATIKVSGPYTFGYLKGEAGVHRLVRISPFDSQKRRHTSFTSVYASPVIDDTIEIDLKPEDYRLDTYRAGGAGGQHVNKTDSAVRITHYATGIVVQCQNERSQVMNKDVAFKMLKSRLYEYYREEKEKEHQKDAIEKKEITWGSQIRSYVFQPYTMVKDHRTGTTIGNIQAVMDGEIEPLIESYLQWGQKEE; this comes from the exons ATGTTTTTCCAGAATAAATCACAGTTTGAATCAGTAAAAGAAGAAGCCTACACAGTATGGAGGCGTCTT GACCCGCAAGGGATGGCAAAGAAGATAGCAGAACTCGAAGCAAAAACACTTGAACCGGGATTCTGGGATGATCCAAACAATGCACAGGCTCTGTTCACGGAACTCAACAGTCTGAAGGATACATACAATACCTGGAAAGAGTTGATCGATAAAATGGATGAAATGAGCGAGCTCATGGAAATCTATGCAGATGAACCAGATAATGCGGAAGAAGAAGCTGAGATCAACGAACAGATTGAAACCATGCTTGCTACCTATCAAAAACTACGGGTCAAAACCTTGCTTGATGGTAAGTTCGACAAGAATGATTGCTTTCTTACCATTCACGCAGGAGCAGGTGGAACTGAAGCCAGTGACTGGGCTAATATGTTGATGCGCATGTACCTCCGGTATTGCGAGCGTAGTGGATTTAAGAGCCAGATACTTGATCTCCAAGAGGATGAGGGTGGTATCAAGAGTGCGACTATCAAGGTTTCCGGACCATATACCTTTGGGTATCTGAAAGGAGAGGCTGGTGTCCATCGATTGGTACGTATCAGTCCTTTTGATTCCCAGAAGCGTCGGCATACCTCATTTACCAGTGTCTATGCATCTCCGGTTATTGACGACACCATCGAGATCGACCTTAAGCCGGAAGATTATCGTCTTGATACCTATCGGGCCGGTGGGGCTGGTGGCCAGCATGTCAACAAGACCGACAGTGCAGTGAGAATAACCCACTATGCCACAGGGATTGTCGTACAGTGTCAGAATGAGCGAAGCCAGGTGATGAACAAAGATGTTGCCTTCAAGATGCTCAAGAGCCGTCTGTATGAGTATTACCGTGAAGAAAAAGAGAAAGAACACCAAAAGGATGCCATAGAGAAGAAAGAAATTACCTGGGGAAGCCAGATTCGTTCCTATGTGTTCCAGCCTTATACCATGGTCAAGGACCATCGCACTGGGACGACCATCGGTAATATCCAGGCAGTCATGGATGGGGAGATCGAACCCCTCATCGAAAGTTATTTGCAATGGGGGCAAAAGGAGGAGTAG